From the genome of Halorussus caseinilyticus, one region includes:
- a CDS encoding pyridoxal-phosphate-dependent aminotransferase family protein, which translates to MVEKPDVGELTPPDRTLMGPGPSEVHPRVLRAMSTPLVGHLDPSFIEIMNEVQDLLRYTFRTDNQWTIPVSGTGSAAMEAAIGNVVEPGDTMLVPTNGYFGGRMAEMATRAGGEVVHVDAPWGEPLDPADVADAMAEHQPDVFGFVHAETSTGVLQPDVAELTDAAHDHDALVIADTVTSLGGVELKVDDWAIDVAYAGPQKCLSCPPGAAPLTLNDRAMEKVLSREEDARSWYLDLSLLEGYWGDDRSYHHTAPITNVYALREALRLVAEEGIENRWERHREVAGALKAGVEAMGVEMNAPDDYWLPSLNAVRVPDGVTDTDVTDYLLDQYDLEIATGLGDLDGEIFRIGCMGYSARAETVSYLMAALGDALSEQGADVDVEAGLAATARNLGEQ; encoded by the coding sequence ATGGTGGAGAAACCGGACGTTGGCGAGTTGACACCGCCGGACAGAACGCTCATGGGGCCCGGACCGAGCGAGGTCCACCCGCGAGTGCTTCGCGCGATGAGTACGCCGCTGGTCGGCCACCTCGACCCCTCGTTCATCGAAATCATGAACGAGGTCCAAGACCTCCTGCGGTACACGTTCCGGACCGACAACCAGTGGACGATTCCGGTCTCCGGAACCGGGTCGGCCGCGATGGAGGCCGCAATCGGCAACGTCGTGGAACCGGGCGACACGATGCTGGTCCCGACCAACGGCTACTTCGGCGGCCGGATGGCGGAGATGGCGACCCGCGCGGGCGGCGAAGTCGTCCACGTCGATGCGCCGTGGGGCGAACCCTTAGACCCCGCCGACGTTGCCGACGCGATGGCCGAACACCAACCCGACGTGTTCGGGTTCGTCCACGCCGAGACCAGTACCGGCGTCCTCCAACCCGACGTGGCCGAACTCACCGACGCGGCCCACGACCACGACGCCCTCGTGATTGCCGATACCGTCACGTCGCTCGGCGGTGTCGAGTTGAAGGTGGACGACTGGGCCATTGACGTGGCCTACGCCGGACCGCAGAAGTGCCTGTCGTGTCCGCCCGGCGCGGCACCGCTGACGCTCAACGACCGCGCGATGGAGAAAGTTCTCTCGCGCGAGGAGGACGCCCGGTCGTGGTACCTCGACCTCTCGCTGCTCGAAGGCTACTGGGGCGACGACCGGTCGTACCACCACACCGCGCCCATCACGAACGTCTACGCGCTCCGGGAGGCCCTCCGCCTCGTCGCCGAGGAGGGCATCGAGAACCGGTGGGAGCGCCACCGCGAGGTAGCGGGCGCGCTGAAGGCGGGCGTCGAGGCGATGGGCGTCGAGATGAACGCGCCCGACGACTACTGGTTGCCGAGTCTCAACGCCGTCCGCGTCCCCGACGGCGTGACCGATACCGACGTGACCGACTACCTCTTAGACCAGTACGACCTCGAAATCGCCACTGGTCTGGGCGACTTGGACGGCGAAATCTTCCGCATCGGTTGCATGGGCTACTCGGCCCGCGCCGAGACCGTCTCGTACCTGATGGCCGCACTCGGTGACGCACTCTCCGAACAAGGTGCCGACGTGGACGTGGAGGCGGGTCTCGCCGCGACTGCTCGGAACCTAGGCGAACAGTAG